A stretch of Aedes aegypti strain LVP_AGWG chromosome 2, AaegL5.0 Primary Assembly, whole genome shotgun sequence DNA encodes these proteins:
- the LOC5573932 gene encoding uncharacterized protein LOC5573932, with protein MSSHINDFNSHIQSYFVSSTYGNETQIINSLNHLAVVTDQRTFDLSVYGNNIFFVNLHRLMSSGSKKMAVLWAAVSVLENASKCEEVRQALIRNFHYLPTLANLLKEIHTTEQQQRLLALIEKLTHGAQLESYEPYVESLILKLLAVMEQGSSQKDKTELVTLALSILVNLCYGNLPMTYVLTKNISVSSFCKQIKHLGLVTCKMYIILERNDYMKEMDLHYLLKMSFQEVKNILSTRNSFILRHVVDYLHYIRQLKKDSCSKDDQRNAVSLEDNFFRDNLKDFLDDIERYTVAQHSEKGPGNTRKRRKVADEKTMDSSGCSEKDDCMDVLFEILACIVDLEPIGEGFRKRIADLALKWIRTKQSCSCAVDLMRVVLEKSDEENKDGQCQQKLIEACEAVLDDLVAIVHNNSDQVLVISISKLLTSLVSLQGASNSTLDKAAESFFQHTFGNILSSFKSSQNFDFSLPDSEIEAFLWALHTFHEFANVSPTLWFAKMGNLLKQKPIHFLIAKGLTSNNSELTEATLAVSSSVDFPRKDVSQMISMLSAGSRKVLGESQQQNVDRSRRSVPLVVPPPASLSRDLLERMDQTVTHIQDAVASGSINDATQVQLIEFYDAKIRMEAHLMQDLQVTVEAMSKQISILMHQNQLLTAEVDRVQRKNLPLALKVSTLQTENRTLEKELTQVKSATASYDKKINQIKLDLSDYIKRYNDKNQQWVILTKQIEQHQKRESNYEKENKRLQHELSNMAKTSEDSRRLLRAAEEDRQKITEQKENDRKMYEGKIREREREISKRNDLNHQLEKQLAERDGKLESQESEMKELLAQIATKNERIEQIEEQLKESENIQKAIYSLMNKNKNK; from the exons ATGTCGTCTCATATAAACGATTTCAACAGTCACATTCAATCCTACTTTGTGAGTAGCACATACGGAAATGAAACCCAAATCATCAACAGTCTCAAC CATCTGGCCGTGGTTACCGATCAGCGTACTTTTGACTTATCCGTTTACGGGAACAATATCTTCTTCGTCAACCTTCACCGGTTGATGAGTTCCGGATCGAAGAAGATGGCAGTGTTGTGGGCGGCCGTGTCCGTGTTGGAGAATGCGTCCAAATGCGAGGAAGTCCGCCAAGCGTTGATTCGCAACTTCCACTATCTGCCGACGTTGGCCAATCTACTGAAGGAAATTCACACCAccgaacagcagcagcgtctTTTGGCTTTGATCGAAAAGCTGACCCATGGAGCACAACTGGAAAGTTACGAACCGTACGTAGAGTCCTTGATCCTGAAACTGTTGGCCGTGATGGAGCAGGGCAGTAGCCAGAAGGACAAAACCGAACTGGTAACGTTGGCCTTGTCGATTCTGGTGAATTTGTGCTACGGAAATTTACCGATGACTTACGTGCTGACGAAGAATATCAGCGTTTCGAGCTTTTGCAAGCAAATTAAACATCTAGGTTTGGTGACCTGCAAGATGTACATCATTCTGGAGCGGAATGACTACATGAAGGAGATGGATCTGCACTATCTGCTGAAGATGAGCTTTCAGGAAGTGAAGAATATTTTGTCTACAAG AAATAGTTTCATTCTGCGGCATGTGGTCGACTATCTGCATTACATTCGGCAGTTGAAGAAAGATAGCTgctcaaaagacgaccagcgaAATGCCGTTTCCTTGGAGGATAATTTCTTTCGGGATAACCTGAAGGACTTTTTGGACGACATCGAACGGTACACGGTTGCACAGCACTCCGAAAAAGGGCCAGGGAACACTAGGAAAAGACGGAAAGTAGCGGATGAAAAAACTATGGACAGTTCCGGTTGTAGCGAGAAAGACGATTGCATGGACgttctttttgagattttggcGTGTATAGTCGACTTGGAACCCATAGGAGAGGGCTTCCGTAAAAGGATAGCGGATTTGGCTTTGAAATGGATTCGGACAAAACAGAGTTGCTCCTGTGCGGTGGATCTCATGAGGGTGGTTCTGGAAAAGAGTGACGAAGAAAACAAGGACGGACAATGTCAGCAGAAACTGATCGAGGCCTGTGAAGCGGTACTGGATGATTTGGTAGCGATTGTTCACAACAACAGCGATCAAGTTCTG GTGATATCAATTTCCAAGCTACTAACATCGTTAGTTAGCCTTCAAGGTGCTTCCAACTCAACTTTAGACAAAGCTGCTGAGTCGTTTTTCCAGCACACATTCGGGAACATCCTAAGTTCGTTCAAATCCAGTCAGAACTTCGACTTTTCCCTCCCGGATAGTGAAATTGAGGCATTCCTTTGGGCACTGCACACATTTCACGAGTTTGCCAACGTTTCACCGACACTGTGGTTCGCCAAAATGGGTAATCTTTTGAAGCAGAAACCGATCCACTTCCTAATAGCTAAAGGATTGACCAGTAACAATTCCGAGCTTACCGAAGCCACGTTGGCGGTAAGCTCTTCGGTGGATTTCCCTCGGAAAGACGTATCTCAAATGATAAGCATGTTGAGTGCTGGCAGCcggaaggttttaggcgaaagTCAGCAGCAAAATGTGGATCGCAGTAGGAGATCAGTGCCACTAGTAGTGCCTCCACCAGCGAGTCTCAGTAGGGATCTGCTGGAACGGATGGATCAGACCGTAACGCACATCCAGGATGCCGTAGCGTCCGGATCGATAAATGACGCCACCCAGGTCCAACTGATCGAATTCTACGACGCCAAGATACGCATGGAGGCGCACCTGATGCAGGATCTGCAGGTGACGGTCGAAGCAATGTCCAAGCAAATTAGCATTCTGATGCATCAGAACCAACTCCTGACGGCGGAGGTGGATCGGGTGCAGAGGAAGAATCTACCGTTGGCGTTGAAAGTTTCCAC ATTGCAGACCGAGAATCGGACGCTGGAAAAAGAGCTGACTCAGGTCAAGAGTGCAACTGCCTCGTACGATAAGAAGATCAACCAGATCAAATTGGATCTATCGGACTATATCAAACGGTACAACGACAAGAACCAACAGTGGGTCATATTAACAAAGCAAATCGAACAGCATCAAAAGCGCGAAAGCAACTACGAGAAGGAGAACAAGCGTTTGCAGCATGAACTTTCGAATATG GCCAAAACCAGCGAAGACTCGCGTAGACTGCTTCGGGCGGCCGAGGAAGATCGACAGAAAATAACCGAGCAGAAAGAAAACGATCGCAAAATGTACGAAGGCAAGATTCGCGAAAGAGAGCGGGAGATCTCCAAGCGGAACGATCTCAACCATCAGCTGGAGAAGCAGCTGGCCGAGCGCGACGGTAAGCTCGAATCGCAGGAAAGCGAGATGAAGGAACTGCTGGCGCAGATTGCCACCAAGAACGAACGCATCGAACAGATTGAGGAACAGCTGAAGGAAAGTGAGAACATCCAGAAGGCGATCTACAGTTTAATGAACAAGAACAAGAATAAATGA